Proteins encoded together in one Impatiens glandulifera chromosome 1, dImpGla2.1, whole genome shotgun sequence window:
- the LOC124931573 gene encoding cytochrome P450 78A5-like: MSSGIGLFVLPDDSSSTLLSIQLFLFLSILTAVFRFWLVPGGLAWALSKAKTGAPIPGPSGFPLIGLIFTFMSSLTHRKLANLSQTLKAVPLMAFSVGFTRFVISSDPGSAKDILNSSAFADRPIKESAYELLFNRAMGFAPFGEYWRELRRISATYMFSPKKIACAEGFRKNICHQMITQVKTQMELKGDVEIKQVLHYGSLNNMMMTVFGKYYDFGENGDGLELEGFVSEGYKLLGTFNCSDHFPILGWLDVQGVRRRSRKLVSKVDGFVRKIIDDHSMVTDQDNNHGYFVDVLLDLERENKITRSDMVAVLWEMIFRGTDTVAILLEWILARLVLHPDIQAKALAEIETTIGSSRAVMESDIPNLPYLQAIVKETLRMHPPGPLLSWARLAIHDTHVGQYFVPAGTTAMVNMWAIAHDKGIWSEPEEFRPERFIEQDVSVMGSDMRLAPFGSGRRVCPGKTMGLATVHIWLAVLLQNFEWTSKDDVDLTEVLKMSMEMKNPLVCKVVARVF, encoded by the exons atgtcttcGGGAATAGGCCTCTTTGTTCTACCAGATGACTCCTCCTCCACCTTGCTCAGCATCCAACTTTTCCTCTTTCTCTCTATCCTAACAGCTGTTTTCAGATTCTGGCTAGTCCCGGGTGGTCTTGCATGGGCTCTTTCCAAAGCGAAAACCGGTGCCCCCATTCCCGGACCATCTGGATTTCCCCTTATCGGACTCATTTTCACTTTCATGAGTTCTTTGACTCATAGAAAACTTGCAAACCTTTCTCAGACCTTAAAGGCAGTTCCACTAATGGCCTTTTCGGTTGGGTTCACCCGTTTCGTTATTTCAAGTGATCCGGGTTCGGCTAAGGACATTCTCAATAGTTCTGCCTTCGCTGATCGTCCTATTAAGGAATCCGCTTACGAGCTCTTGTTTAATCGGGCAATGGGATTTGCTCCCTTTGGAGAATACTGGAGAGAGCTAAGAAGGATTTCAGCTACTTACATGTTTAGCCCGAAGAAAATAGCTTGTGCTGAAGGATTCCGTAAGAACATCTGTCATCAGATGATCACACAA GTAAAAACACAAATGGAGCTAAAAGGGGATGTTGAGATCAAGCAAGTTCTTCACTATGGTTCATTGAATAACATGATGATGACTGTTTTTGGAAAGTATTATGATTTTGGTGAAAATGGGGACGGTTTGGAATTAGAGGGATTTGTTAGTGAAGGATACAAGTTATTAGGGACATTCAATTGCAGCGATCATTTCCCGATTCTAGGTTGGCTTGATGTTCAAGGTGTGAGAAGGAGAAGTAGGAAACTAGTTTCTAAAGTGGATGGGTTTGTTAGAAAGATCATAGACGATCACAGCATGGTTACTGATCAGGACAATAATCATGGATACTTTGTTGATGTTCTTCTTGATCTTGAGAGAGAGAACAAGATCACCCGATCTGATATGGTCGCTGTTCTATGG GAAATGATCTTTAGAGGAACAGATACTGTTGCAATTCTATTagaatggattctagcaagacTAGTTCTTCATCCAGACATTCAAGCCAAAGCTCTCGCCGAAATTGAAACAACTATTGGCTCTTCAAGGGCGGTAATGGAATCTGATATCCCAAACCTGCCATACCTCCAAGCCATCGTAAAAGAGACTCTAAGAATGCACCCTCCAGGCCCCCTCCTTTCATGGGCTCGTCTTGCAATCCACGACACACATGTTGGGCAGTACTTTGTCCCTGCAGGGACCACGGCCATGGTGAATATGTGGGCCATAGCACATGACAAAGGAATTTGGTCGGAGCCAGAAGAGTTCAGGCCAGAGAGATTCATTGAACAGGATGTGTCTGTCATGGGGTCTGACATGAGGCTCGCCCCTTTTGGTTCAGGAAGGAGGGTATGTCCCGGGAAAACTATGGGTCTAGCTACAGTTCATATTTGGTTGGCTGTGCTTCTTCAGAACTTTGAGTGGACCTCTAAGGATGATGTGGATTTGACTGAGGTTCTCAAGATGTCAATGGAAATGAAGAATCCCTTAGTGTGTAAAGTTGTTGCAAGGGTCTTTTGA